A segment of the Synechococcus sp. MEDNS5 genome:
ATCGCTTTGCCCTCAACGTGCTGGCGGAAGGTCGGGAGAGTGGGCCGATGAAGCAGTTCCTCCAACCCTTCGAACCCGGAGCCGACCGTTTTGAAGGGCTTGACCTGCAGTCGAGTCCTTCCGAGCAACCGCTCTTGCCCGAGGCCCTGGCCTGGATGGAAGGGGAGGTGAAGCAGCGGATGGAATGCGGTGATCACTGGCTTGTGTATGCGGAGGTTCTCCATGGGGGCCTGTTTGACAATGACGCCAACACAGCCGTGCACCATCGCCGTAGTGGCGCGAACTACTGAGCCTGGCTGAATGAAATCGGGCAGGCCTTGGCAAAACCCGACAAAATGCAGTGTCTTCAATGGATCATCCGGCCATGAGCACCACCAGCCATCCAGATGTTCTGGTGATCGCTGCCAGCAATGGCGAGAACCTCAAGCTGGCGCAGCGTTTTGTCGACGAAGCCAAAGCGCAAGGCAAGTCCGCTGACCTGCTGGATCTCACCACCCTGGATCTGCCGCTGTTTACCCCTCGGGTGAAAGAAGCAGGCATCCCTGATGGTGTGCGTCCCCTGCATGAGCAACTGATGGGAGCCCCGCGCTGGGTGATCTGCGCCCCTGAGTACAACGGGTCCATTCCCCCGGTGCTCACCAGCGCCATTGCCTGGCTGTCGGTGCAGGGGGACGATTTCCGTTCCCTGTTCAACGGCCGTCCCATGGCCATGGCCAGCTTTTCCGGAGGCCCTGGCATCGAACTGCTGATGGTGCTGCGCACCCAGCTCACCCATCTCGGCGCCCAGGTTGTGGGCCGCACCCTGGCGGGCAACCAGAACCGTCCGCCCAGGGACAGCTCC
Coding sequences within it:
- a CDS encoding NAD(P)H-dependent oxidoreductase — protein: MSTTSHPDVLVIAASNGENLKLAQRFVDEAKAQGKSADLLDLTTLDLPLFTPRVKEAGIPDGVRPLHEQLMGAPRWVICAPEYNGSIPPVLTSAIAWLSVQGDDFRSLFNGRPMAMASFSGGPGIELLMVLRTQLTHLGAQVVGRTLAGNQNRPPRDSSLQDLLNRLMQMAPLSL